A genomic segment from Amyelois transitella isolate CPQ chromosome 15, ilAmyTran1.1, whole genome shotgun sequence encodes:
- the LOC106136332 gene encoding uncharacterized protein LOC106136332, producing the protein MDQIAQTPPIPHIVQVYPPAVTNTKIQSPHIIHISHQTLQTSQGKVAYQQNMGPKPLHIPVSSHIEIQNQMMTQDQIVMSCQHVHLQNLNPPLQAQMHLGNNDMGSSVQIASHVILPQMPVFKQHVLVNGVQQQYFEYEPYQKQECAEKVNPETVVPVQQIECKTENTKETYTPPLKRTRGQVRNPDRWACNVRKLKHQRGEAYISRRGKYVPERRVRNMKDCLQSCKYKCNEKICDIDREHIFKAFYSLNANEKKHFLLNTTERNYVKHKMGETNHRRKYSFKYFFLVRAVRYTVCKNFYLGTLAISQKPIYNVHLGKSEMNIPKPDGRGLSEASTHSLPPEVKERVRQHIMSFTTIDSKPIKQFSKKKQYLKLSLTVKQMYNMYFAECSKENLEHVKESMYRKILKQEFNLHFKKIKNEQEVCCKCKGVIKKKS; encoded by the exons ATGGATCAAATAGCTCAAACTCCTCCCATACCGCATATTGTACAAGTTTATCCGCCGGCCGTAACCAACACGAAGATTCAGAGCCCACATATTATTCATATATCACATCAAACTTTGCAAACATCGCAAGGCAAAGTAGCGTATCAACAGAATATGGGTCCAAAACCGCTTCATATACCTGTTTCATCCCATATAGAAATTCAAAACCAAATGATGACTCAAGACCAAATTGTAATGTCATGTCAGCACGTACATTTACAGAATTTAAATCCGCCTTTGCAAGCTCAGATGCATTTAGGCAACAATGATATGGGATCTTCAGTACAGATTGCATCTCATGTCATCTTACCTCAGATGCCTGTCTTCAAACAGCATGTGTTGGTGAATGGAGTACAGCAGCAATATTTTGAGTATGAACCCTACCAGAAACAAGAATGTGCTGAGAAAGTCAACCCAGAAACTGTCGTGCCTGTACAGCAAATTGA ATGTAAAACTGAAAACACAAAGGAAACATATACACCTCCTTTGAAAAGAACCCGAGGCCAAGTCCGAAATCCTGATAGATGGGCTTGTAATGTTCGCAAATTGAAACACCAGAGAGGGGAAGCCTATATCAGTAGAAGAGGGAAGTATGTTCCAGAGAGGAGAGTACGTAACATGAAAGACTGCCTTCAATCGTGCAAGTACAAATGCAACGAAAAAATTTGTGATATTGATCGTGAACATATATTCAAAGCATTTTACTCTTTGAACGCAAatgaaaagaaacattttcttttaaatactaCTGAAAGAAATTATGTCAAACATAAAATGGGTGAAACCAATCACAGACGCAAGTATTCATTCAAGTATTTCTTTCTAGTAAGAGCGGTCAGGTATACTGTgtgtaaaaacttttatttaggGACCCTCGCAATATCCCAAAAACCTATTTATAATGTGCATTTGGGAAAATCTGAAATGAACATACCAAAGCCAGATGGTCGAGGATTGTCTGAAGCCAGTACCCATAGTCTTCCACCTGAAGTGAAAGAACGGGTGAGGCAACATATAATGTCCTTTACCACAATAGACTCCAAACctataaaacagttttcaaaaaagaaacagtatttaaaactttctttgaCTGTAAAACAAATGTACAATATGTATTTTGCTGAATGTAGCAAAGAGAACTTAGAACATGTCAAAGAGTCAATGTAcaggaaaattttaaaacaagaatttaacttgcatttcaagaaaattaaaaatgaacaaGAAGTCTGTTGTAAATGTAAAGGTGTCATCAAGAAAAAGTCATaa
- the LOC106136336 gene encoding mitochondrial 2-oxodicarboxylate carrier, producing the protein MSDIEKFFKQAAMQVGAGGSAGFVEVCIMHPLDLVKTRLQVQTTVSTKSTLDPHYYTGVIDCLKKMYKHEGVTSFYKGILPPILAETPKRAVKFLTFEQYKKFFMFGSSHPTPITFSLAGLGAGITEAILVNPFEVVKVTLQSDKSLKSELPSTWSVTRKIVRENGLGSRGLNKGLTATIARNGVFNMVYFGFYHSVKGIVPESKDPLLEFGRKVLIGFTSGVLGSVINIPFDVAKSRIQGPQPVLGVVKYKSTIGAISLVYKEEGYRALYKGLLPKVLRLGPGGAIMLVVYDYVYHFLETRFN; encoded by the exons atgtcggatattgaaaagttttttaaacaagCTGCTATGCAAGTTGGAGCTGGTGGAAGTGCAGGGTTTGTAGAAGTTTGTATAATGCATCCATTGGATTTAGTAAAAACAAGGTTGCAAGTCCAAACTACTGTATCTACAAAATCAACATTAGATCCTCATTACTACACTGGCGTCATTGACTGTTTGAAGAAAATGTATAAACATGAAGGTGTTACCTCTTTTTATAAGGGTATTTTGCCGCCTATCCTAGCAGAGACACCGAAAAGAGCAGTGAAGTTTTTAACTTTTGAACAatacaaaaagttttttatgtttggTTCCAGCCACCCCACTCCTATA ACCTTTTCTCTTGCTGGGCTTGGAGCTGGTATTACAGAAGCAATACTAGTTAATCCATTTGAAGTAGTAAAAGTAACATTACAGTCTGACAAATCATTAAAAAGTGAATTGCCAAGCACATGGTCAGTTACTAGGAAGATTGTTAGGGAAAATGGTCTGGGTTCTCGAGGATTGAACAAAGGCCTTACAGCAACAATAGCAAGAAATGGTGTCTTTAACATGGTCTATTTTGGATTTTACCACAGTGTCAAAGGAATTGTTCCCGAGAGTAAA GACCCACTACTGGAGTTTGGTCGAAAAGTCCTTATTGGCTTTACATCTGGAGTTCTTGGATCAGTCATTAACATACCGTTCGACGTCGCTAAAAGTCGCATACAAGGCCCACAGCCAGTGCTTGgagttgtaaaatataaatctactaTAGGAGCAATTTCGTTGGTGTATAAAGAAGAAGG ATACCGTGCTCTTTATAAGGGTTTACTTCCTAAGGTGCTTCGACTAGGCCCTGGCGGTGCTATAATGCTTGTTGTTTATGATTACGTATATCATTTTTTGGAAActcgttttaattaa